A genomic stretch from Pseudoliparis swirei isolate HS2019 ecotype Mariana Trench chromosome 18, NWPU_hadal_v1, whole genome shotgun sequence includes:
- the LOC130207868 gene encoding uncharacterized protein LOC130207868 — protein sequence MWRLGNMLLWNLMAAVILLAQARPNMKVHSQSSSGLHSDCVGNLMRLSLDKALAVGNALEVEAINGTQHIVITPNLAAQCGYSMESDPWGNTRIYSSLLGCYVDNKDDQTFNVGLRLRMYGPSGSDVVTHDVSQTCSYTRWASREILCDRNYMEVSHHIATPEAKGQTRDVKEIDVIPDASGESHGIWKLTFYTPEPVSMVLREAEQAGYGAMVTSTRLVMRSPYNTAETTSEEVDGVSMEVFRVSAYYKAPHGLSVVDLAAACPTGGVLFTNNVISWHVPRRMTPLVDGSFEIREMHMGINGRRLDGSQMAARGYTLSTTEFHIIIEIPVGSPDGHYKSHAPDYQYHVAYIVEPMLEVLWRTTVTRDDTRYKVLFPITTPLIRQAPLVQENTVPEARLFSVVLGPLLHDVVLRNITCFTSVLTVEESNARGFTVQEHRHANGTKSISVLVPFDADIVLKDNPEPLITTYFLSLIFGFIILPEETPFAHPVELQASLQDVELPTVTGTCDQNQFYISVKYGSQGNNFKAMVGQQLTPEMAHYQFQENGTHFSVSLPYNAKDATFELITSDSLRAHVDFFLLHARNDWVLADLFLSCNFPLTTTECYPNGTMVASVTNMVPSRLTLMDQSCKPAFSGDRFAYFSFNVASCGTTRTFFDHYMLYENEIALPYNKGASPVGPQYRQTISCYYVVNETQTVGFSSKPRLYEPTVEIGSGQLMVQMRLAQDSSYTLFYHAVDFPVVKYLRQPLYFEVELVEATDPNLELILENCWATLDEDRTSLPSWDIIIDSCANPDDSYVTVFHPVVRDASVLVPSHIKRFSMKMFTFTKDEAVLKNEIFVHCDAEICDSHRQADGSCRGQCVEPAHQMNYRRERKRVQRGTDSINQRQISSGPIVFTSGQTPE from the exons ATGTGGAGACTTGGGAACAT GTTGTTATGGAACTTGATGGCTGCAGTAATCCTCTTGGCTCAAGCAAGGCCAAATATGAAGGTCCATTCACAGTCAA GCAGTGGCTTGCATTCAGACTGCGTGGGTAATCTAATGAGGCTGTCATTGGACAAGGCCCTAGCAGTGGGGAATGCGCTTGAGGTGGAGGCCATCA ATGGCACCCAGCACATTGTGATAACACCCAACTTGGCTGCTCAGTGTGGCTACAGCATGGAGTCCGACCCGTGGGGTAACACCAGAATCTACTCGTCTCTGCTGGGCTGCTACGTGGACAATAAG GACGATCAGACCTTTAATGTTGGCTTAAGGCTCCGGATGTACGGCCCCAGTGGATCAGATGTGGTTACCCATGATGTGAGCCAGACTTGCAGCTACACTCGCTGGGCCTCTAGAGAGATTCTCTGTGACAGGAACTACATGGAA GTGTCCCACCACATTGCTACTCCTGAAGCTAAAGGGCAGACTCGAGATGTTAAAGAGATCGACGTCATACCtgat GCCTCTGGGGAATCACATGGCATCTGGAAGTTGACATTTTACACCCCAGAACCAGTGTCAATGGTGCTGagggaggctgaacaagctggtTATGGTGCCATGGTGACCTCAACCCGTCTGGTTATGCGATCCCCATACAATACAGCAGAGACCACTTCAGAAGAG GTGGATGGAGTCTCCATGGAAGTATTCAGGGTGAGCGCCTACTACAAGGCACCACATGGTCTGAGTGTGGTGGACTTGGCAGCTGCTTGTCCCACAG GTGGCGTCCTCTTCACCAACAACGTAATCTCTTGGCACGTACCTCGCCGTATGACACCACTGGTAGATGGCAGCTTTGAAATCAGAGAAATGCACATGGGCATTAACGGAAGGAGGCTTGATGGATCTCAGATGGCTGCACGAGGGTACACGCTGTCCACCACAGAGTTCCACATCATCATTGAGATCCCAGTGGGCTCGCCTGATGGTCACTACAAG AGCCATGCCCCAGATTACCAGTACCACGTTGCCTACATTGTGGAGCCCATGCTTGAGGTACTGTGGAGGACCACGGTCACCCGAGATGATACCAGATACAAGGTGTTGTTCCCCATTACCACCCCTCTTATTCGTCAAGCTCCTCTTGTCCAAGAAA ATACTGTCCCAGAGGCTCGCCTTTTCAGCGTTGTCTTGGGGCCCCTTCTTCATGATGTGGTGCTGAGGAACATCACCTGCTTCACCAGCGTGCTCACTGTTGAAGAGAGCAATGCCAGAGGTTTTACCGTCCAGGAGCATCGCCACGCCAATGGAACCAAGAGCATCTCTGTTTTAGTGCCCTTTGATGCAGATATTGTACTGAAAGAT AATCCTGAACCCTTGATTACAAcctacttcctctctctgatctTTGGGTTTATCATCCTTCCTGAAGAAACTCCATTTGCCCACCCAGTCGAGTTGCAGGCGTCTCTGCAAGATGTTG AGCTACCAACCGTCACTGGCacctgtgaccagaaccagtttTACATCAGTGTGAAATATGGGAGTCAAGGCAACAATTTCAAGGCAATGGTTGGACAACAGCTGACACCTGAGATGGCTCACTACCAGTTCCAAGAAAACGGCACACACTTCAGCGTTAGTCTTCCATACAATGCCAAGGATGCGACCTTCGAG CTGATAACCTCAGATTCACTAAGAGCCCACGTTGACTTCTTTCTGCTTCATGCCCGTAACGACTGGGTGCTCGCTGATCTCTTCTTGTCCTGCAACTTTCCCTTAACAACAACCG AGTGCTACCCCAATGGAACGATGGTGGCTTCTGTGACCAATATGGTCCCAAGTAGGCTGACCCTAATGGACCAGTCTTGCAAACCGGCATTCAGTGGTGATCGCTTTGCATATTTCTCTTTCAATGTTGCGTCATGTGGAACCACAAGAACA TTCTTTGaccactacatgctgtatgaaAATGAGATTGCCTTGCCTTACAACAAAGGAGCATCACCAGTTGGTCCTCAGTACAG ACAAACCATTTCCTGCTACTATGTGGTCAACGAGACTCAGACTGTTGGCTTCAGCTCAAAACCAAGACTCTATGAACCCACCGTGGAGATCGGCTCAGGACAGCTGATGGTTCAAATGAGGCTAGCCCAGG ATTCATCATACACGCTCTTCTACCATGCTGTAGATTTTCCGGTTGTAAAATATCTGAGGCAGCCTCTCTATTTTGAGGTAGAGCTGGTTGAGGCTACTGACCCAAATTTGGAGCTCATCTTGGAGAACTGTTGGGCTACACTTGATGAAGACCGGACATCTCTGCCTAGCTGGGATATCATTATAGACAG CTGTGCGAATCCTGATGACAGCTATGTGACAGTTTTCCATCCTGTTGTGAGAGATGCCAGTGTTTTAGTCCCATCCCACATCAAACGCTTCTCTATGAAGATGTTCACCTTCACTAAAGATGAGGCGGTTCTGAAGAACGAG ATCTTTGTCCACTGCGATGCAGAGATTTGTGACTCGCATCGGCAAGCAGATGGTTCATGCCGAGGCCAGTGTGTTGAACCTGCACACCAGATGAACTACAGACGAGAGAGAAAACGGG tACAAAGGGGAACGGACTCCATCAACCAAAGGCAAATCTCCTCTGGGCCTATTGTGTTCACCTCTGGTCAAACTCCTGAATAA